A genomic segment from Verrucomicrobiia bacterium encodes:
- a CDS encoding Gfo/Idh/MocA family oxidoreductase, whose translation MNKLRIGIIGLGIGRSHIRGYQSHSNAEVVAIADLDETRLKASGDEYKIAHRYRDAAEMLAQEKLDIVSVCTPNKFHKPLTIAALEAGCHVLCEKPMAMNTAEARAMRDAAQRAGKRLMINFSYRFSTPSWALKAQVDAGALGDIYFARTIWHRRRGIPGFGGWFGQKALAGGGPIIDLGVHRLDLALWLMGYPKPVWVLASTYNAIGSRIAKEKGATFDVEDLGVALVKFQNGATLELEASWAAYIAEQELMETRLLGTVGGAVHRNVGEGYKFEAELFLERDGAHYDMKLHHPPGPDVPTQFHHFIDSILQDKPHIATAEEGLIVMELLDAIYESAASGQPVQIKR comes from the coding sequence GTGAACAAACTTCGCATCGGCATCATCGGCCTGGGCATTGGGCGGAGCCACATTCGCGGTTATCAATCGCACTCGAACGCGGAGGTCGTCGCCATCGCCGACCTTGACGAGACGCGCCTGAAAGCGTCGGGCGACGAGTACAAGATTGCGCACCGTTATCGCGACGCAGCGGAGATGCTTGCGCAAGAGAAGCTCGACATCGTGAGCGTGTGCACGCCGAACAAGTTTCACAAACCGCTCACGATCGCGGCCCTGGAGGCCGGTTGCCATGTGCTCTGCGAGAAGCCGATGGCGATGAACACCGCGGAAGCGCGCGCGATGCGGGACGCGGCGCAGCGCGCGGGGAAACGGCTGATGATCAATTTTTCCTACCGCTTCTCCACGCCGTCCTGGGCGCTGAAAGCGCAGGTCGACGCGGGCGCGCTGGGCGATATTTACTTTGCCCGCACGATCTGGCATCGCCGGCGCGGGATTCCGGGTTTTGGCGGCTGGTTCGGACAGAAAGCGCTGGCGGGCGGCGGGCCGATCATCGATCTTGGCGTGCATCGGCTGGACCTGGCATTGTGGTTAATGGGTTACCCGAAACCCGTGTGGGTGCTGGCAAGCACCTACAACGCGATAGGCTCGCGCATCGCGAAGGAAAAAGGCGCAACGTTCGATGTTGAGGACCTCGGAGTGGCGCTGGTCAAATTTCAGAATGGCGCGACGCTGGAGTTGGAGGCTTCGTGGGCGGCGTATATCGCCGAGCAGGAGCTCATGGAGACGCGGCTGTTGGGAACGGTTGGCGGCGCGGTGCATCGGAATGTCGGGGAAGGGTACAAGTTCGAGGCGGAACTTTTCCTCGAACGCGACGGCGCGCATTACGATATGAAACTGCATCATCCGCCCGGCCCTGACGTGCCCACCCAGTTTCACCATTTCATCGACAGCATCCTGCAGGACAAACCGCATATCGCCACCGCCGAGGAAGGGCTGATCGTGATGGAGTTGCTCGACGCGATTTACGAGAGCGCCGCGAGCGGTCAGCCGGTGCAAATCAAGCGGTAG
- a CDS encoding nucleotidyltransferase family protein, with translation MKAFILAAGLGTRLRSLGLDLPKVMVPVGGKPLLEHHLGLFKRQGVRELIVNLHYLPEKITSYFGDGSRFGVRIIYSREPELLGTAGAVKKMERELLDGTFLVFYGDNLVQVEFAPLIEFHRARQALATVALFASPEPWTGGVVETDSNGRVLRFVEKPDPKQVSTNLISAGIFVIEPSVLEMIPAGQFYDFGKDVFPRLLAEGRPVYAMKPEAYIQDVGTPERLAKAQHDFEQGVLN, from the coding sequence ATGAAGGCCTTTATCCTGGCCGCGGGACTGGGCACGCGACTGCGCTCGCTCGGCCTGGACCTCCCCAAGGTGATGGTGCCGGTGGGTGGCAAGCCCTTGCTGGAGCATCACTTGGGGCTGTTCAAGCGGCAGGGTGTCCGCGAACTGATCGTCAACTTGCACTACCTTCCCGAGAAGATCACCAGTTACTTTGGGGATGGCAGTCGGTTCGGCGTAAGAATCATCTACTCGCGCGAGCCGGAGCTGTTGGGTACCGCCGGCGCGGTAAAGAAGATGGAACGTGAACTGCTTGATGGGACGTTCCTTGTGTTTTACGGCGACAACCTGGTGCAGGTCGAATTCGCGCCCCTGATTGAGTTTCATCGAGCACGCCAGGCGCTGGCAACGGTGGCGTTGTTTGCGTCGCCTGAGCCGTGGACGGGTGGGGTGGTCGAGACGGATTCGAACGGCCGGGTGCTGCGATTTGTCGAAAAGCCCGACCCGAAACAGGTTTCGACAAACCTAATCAGCGCTGGTATTTTCGTCATCGAACCATCCGTGCTGGAAATGATTCCGGCGGGGCAATTTTACGATTTTGGAAAGGACGTGTTTCCGAGGTTACTGGCCGAAGGACGGCCGGTGTACGCGATGAAGCCCGAGGCGTACATCCAGGACGTGGGCACGCCCGAGCGGTTGGCGAAAGCGCAGCACGATTTCGAACAGGGAGTGTTGAATTGA
- a CDS encoding dolichyl-phosphate beta-glucosyltransferase, giving the protein MEARPYLSVVIPAYNEQERLKRFVPGIVKFLQSKGQPFEIIVVNDGSRDDTAQVARELSNGFPMLRLIDLNPNRGKGGAVRAGMLDARGEFALFTDADQSTPITEVEKLLPKLEREGFDIAIGSRAVPGALVEQPQVWYRALAGRLFGVGTRILCIRGLYDTQCGFKAMRREVAQKVFPQVTSDSAIFDMEMLAVATREGYRIAEVAVQWVHDPDTRIPYNLRRAINIWLELFRINRAQKIGWALKARTR; this is encoded by the coding sequence ATGGAAGCGCGCCCCTACCTGTCGGTCGTGATTCCCGCTTACAACGAACAGGAGCGGCTCAAACGTTTCGTGCCCGGCATTGTCAAGTTTCTGCAATCGAAGGGGCAGCCGTTCGAGATCATTGTTGTTAACGACGGCAGCCGGGACGACACGGCGCAGGTAGCGCGTGAACTGTCGAACGGATTCCCGATGCTGCGACTGATTGACCTCAACCCGAATCGCGGTAAAGGCGGGGCGGTGAGAGCGGGCATGCTCGACGCCCGCGGCGAATTCGCTCTCTTCACCGATGCGGACCAAAGCACGCCGATCACAGAGGTCGAGAAACTGCTTCCGAAACTGGAGCGCGAGGGTTTCGATATCGCAATCGGCTCGCGAGCGGTGCCCGGCGCGCTGGTGGAACAACCCCAAGTTTGGTATCGCGCCCTGGCCGGGAGGCTTTTCGGGGTCGGCACGAGGATCCTTTGTATCCGCGGCCTGTACGATACCCAATGCGGTTTCAAGGCCATGAGGCGTGAAGTGGCGCAGAAAGTTTTCCCGCAGGTCACATCGGACTCGGCGATCTTCGATATGGAGATGCTGGCGGTGGCGACGCGGGAAGGGTACCGAATCGCGGAGGTCGCAGTGCAATGGGTGCACGATCCCGACACGCGCATCCCCTACAATTTGCGCCGCGCGATCAACATCTGGCTCGAGCTGTTTCGAATCAACCGGGCCCAAAAAATCGGTTGGGCGCTGAAGGCGAGAACGCGTTGA
- a CDS encoding GHMP kinase, translating to MIITQTPLRISLAGGGTDFPDFFEQHGGCVVSTAIDKYVYCIAKERFDDKIYVNWTKKEIVESVDQIEHELVREAMRKVGVQKGIEISFLSDIPAEGSGLGSSSSVTVGVLNALYHHVGATPTIEQLASEACEIEIGILGKPIGVQDQYIAAYGGLRCFEFGPGRAVKVTSVKTTRTVLEDLDNMLMLFYTGKTRQASSILSQQKSNIGGKVEVLQQMAEQARQVRQLIEASDIDGLGAILHQGWEAKRKLAQGVSSTDLDEVYERAVKAGALGGKISGAGGGGFFLLCVPSDKRQAVRHALANLREMPFRLERGGSRIVVNMQRY from the coding sequence TTGATCATCACGCAGACACCATTGCGAATCTCGCTGGCCGGCGGCGGGACGGATTTCCCCGACTTCTTTGAACAGCACGGCGGGTGCGTGGTCAGCACGGCCATCGACAAGTACGTGTATTGCATCGCCAAGGAACGGTTCGACGACAAGATCTACGTCAATTGGACGAAGAAGGAAATCGTAGAGTCAGTGGACCAGATCGAGCACGAACTGGTGCGCGAAGCCATGCGCAAGGTCGGGGTGCAGAAGGGGATTGAGATTTCCTTTCTCTCCGACATTCCCGCGGAAGGATCAGGGCTGGGATCATCGAGCAGCGTCACGGTGGGGGTGCTTAATGCGCTATATCATCACGTCGGCGCCACACCCACGATCGAGCAATTGGCGAGTGAGGCCTGCGAGATCGAGATTGGCATTTTGGGCAAGCCCATCGGTGTGCAGGACCAGTACATTGCGGCATACGGCGGCCTGCGCTGTTTTGAATTTGGCCCGGGCCGCGCGGTGAAGGTCACGTCGGTAAAGACAACCCGCACGGTGCTCGAAGACCTCGACAATATGCTGATGCTGTTCTACACAGGCAAAACGCGGCAGGCCTCGAGCATTCTTTCGCAGCAGAAATCCAACATTGGCGGCAAGGTCGAGGTGCTGCAGCAAATGGCGGAACAAGCGCGGCAGGTGCGGCAATTGATTGAGGCGTCCGACATCGATGGGTTGGGCGCGATCCTTCACCAAGGTTGGGAAGCCAAACGGAAGCTCGCGCAAGGCGTCAGCAGCACGGACCTGGATGAGGTTTATGAACGGGCCGTGAAGGCCGGGGCACTGGGTGGCAAGATTTCCGGCGCGGGTGGTGGCGGTTTTTTTCTCTTATGCGTGCCCAGTGATAAACGGCAGGCAGTGCGGCACGCGCTGGCCAACCTCCGCGAGATGCCCTTTCGATTGGAGCGTGGCGGCAGTCGGATTGTTGTGAATATGCAAAGGTATTGA
- the rdgB gene encoding RdgB/HAM1 family non-canonical purine NTP pyrophosphatase gives MQLLVASRNKHKLKELAALLKDLPLEAVPASSIRGLPEIVEDGATIRDNAIKKAVETARVAKKLTLADDTGLEVDALKGEPGVRSARFAGEDATYHENNKKLLQRLEGVPYDKRTARFRCVVAIADENGLCECVEGICNGTILEAERGGGGFGYDPLFIADGQTKTFAELSPEVKNRISHRAKAMQKAWAVLSRYLRERSAGADDSPPPPPQRERV, from the coding sequence ATGCAACTACTTGTCGCCTCGCGCAACAAACACAAATTGAAAGAGCTAGCGGCTTTGCTGAAGGACCTGCCGTTGGAGGCCGTCCCGGCATCGAGCATTCGCGGGCTGCCGGAAATCGTGGAGGACGGCGCAACGATCCGCGATAACGCGATCAAGAAGGCGGTCGAGACGGCACGGGTGGCGAAGAAGTTGACGCTGGCCGATGATACGGGGCTGGAAGTGGACGCATTGAAGGGCGAGCCCGGCGTGAGGTCCGCACGGTTCGCCGGCGAGGACGCGACGTATCACGAGAACAACAAGAAATTGCTCCAGCGGCTCGAAGGCGTACCGTATGACAAGCGGACGGCACGATTTCGTTGCGTGGTGGCGATCGCCGACGAGAACGGGTTGTGCGAGTGCGTAGAAGGCATCTGTAATGGGACAATCCTCGAAGCGGAGCGCGGTGGCGGCGGATTCGGATACGATCCGCTCTTCATCGCCGATGGCCAGACGAAGACCTTCGCGGAACTTTCGCCGGAAGTGAAGAACCGCATCAGCCATCGCGCGAAGGCGATGCAAAAGGCGTGGGCGGTATTGTCCCGCTATCTGCGCGAGCGCAGCGCCGGCGCCGATGATTCTCCGCCTCCACCGCCGCAGCGCGAGCGGGTATGA
- a CDS encoding SIS domain-containing protein, whose amino-acid sequence MMKKAGEFAKDYIKGLKDVLDRIPLEPVDEIIQAIELAQNNRQQVFVIGNGGSAATASHMMNDLCKGTLGHKGDAPWPRLRVIALTDNVSLMTAWANDTDYNHIFSEPLKNLAERGDLLVAISASGNSPNILAAVEAAKQIGVKVIGLTGFGGGKLAKLADISFVVPSDGYGPVEDVHMILDHIITGYLYEKLKETHSR is encoded by the coding sequence ATGATGAAAAAGGCAGGCGAATTCGCGAAAGATTACATCAAGGGATTGAAAGACGTGCTGGATCGCATACCGCTGGAACCGGTTGACGAAATCATCCAGGCCATCGAGCTGGCGCAGAACAACCGGCAGCAGGTCTTTGTGATCGGCAACGGTGGCAGCGCGGCGACGGCGTCGCACATGATGAACGATCTGTGCAAGGGCACGTTGGGCCATAAAGGGGATGCCCCGTGGCCGCGGTTGCGCGTCATCGCGCTGACCGACAACGTCTCGCTGATGACCGCATGGGCGAATGACACGGATTACAATCACATTTTCAGCGAACCGTTGAAGAACCTGGCGGAGCGGGGCGATCTGCTCGTTGCGATCTCCGCCTCTGGCAACTCGCCCAATATTCTCGCTGCTGTCGAAGCGGCGAAACAGATTGGCGTGAAAGTGATCGGCCTGACTGGATTCGGCGGCGGCAAGCTGGCGAAGCTGGCGGACATATCCTTCGTCGTTCCCTCGGATGGATACGGTCCCGTGGAAGACGTTCACATGATTCTCGACCACATCATCACGGGTTACCTGTACGAAAAACTGAAGGAAACACATTCCCGGTAA
- a CDS encoding NAD-dependent epimerase/dehydratase family protein produces the protein MGKGLALITGGAGFIGSHTAVELLHAGYKVRVLDNLTPPVHIGDGMWPDWLSGDVERVAGDVRNREDWARALRGVDVVIHLAAYQDLLPNFSQFFHVNSVGTALLYELIVAEKLPVRKVVVASSQFVYGEGRYQCTKDGEVFPDGREPQRLAKGLWEPVCPKCGGPIQSLTLLETHAGPKNQYSIAKYSQELMAVALGRNYGIPSVALRYSIVQGPHQSFRNAYSGVLRIFTLQMMKRQRPSVFEDGQQLRDYVNVGDVARANLLVLESDAANYEVFNVGGGRGYTVVEFAGIVAETLGVNLEPNISGEYRVGDTRHSVSDISKLQRLGWQPTKSPRDSVRDYVEWIRRQNLEKDYAAEALAKLREMGALRKAT, from the coding sequence ATGGGTAAAGGTCTGGCGCTGATCACAGGCGGGGCGGGTTTTATTGGATCGCACACAGCGGTCGAACTCCTGCACGCTGGCTACAAGGTTCGTGTACTGGATAATCTTACGCCACCGGTGCACATCGGCGACGGCATGTGGCCCGATTGGTTGTCGGGCGACGTCGAGCGCGTGGCCGGCGACGTGCGCAACCGCGAAGACTGGGCCAGAGCACTGCGCGGAGTCGACGTCGTCATTCATCTCGCCGCGTACCAGGATTTGTTGCCGAATTTCTCGCAGTTCTTCCATGTCAACTCGGTTGGGACTGCGCTCTTGTATGAACTAATCGTTGCCGAGAAATTGCCGGTGCGGAAAGTTGTGGTTGCCAGCAGCCAGTTTGTTTACGGCGAGGGGCGCTATCAGTGCACGAAAGATGGAGAGGTGTTTCCTGACGGACGCGAACCGCAGCGACTGGCAAAGGGTCTGTGGGAACCTGTTTGTCCAAAGTGCGGCGGGCCGATCCAATCGTTGACACTGCTGGAGACGCATGCGGGACCAAAGAACCAGTACTCGATCGCGAAATACTCGCAGGAGTTGATGGCGGTCGCGCTGGGCCGCAACTATGGCATTCCCAGCGTCGCGCTGCGTTACTCGATCGTACAGGGGCCACACCAATCGTTTCGCAACGCCTACTCGGGCGTGCTGCGCATCTTCACATTGCAGATGATGAAGAGGCAACGCCCGTCGGTGTTCGAAGACGGTCAGCAGCTGCGGGATTACGTGAACGTGGGCGATGTCGCTCGCGCCAACCTGCTCGTCCTAGAAAGCGACGCGGCAAACTATGAGGTGTTTAATGTTGGCGGTGGCCGTGGGTACACCGTTGTCGAGTTCGCGGGCATTGTCGCCGAAACCCTGGGTGTGAACCTAGAACCAAACATCAGCGGCGAATACCGGGTCGGCGATACGCGCCACAGCGTCTCGGATATTTCCAAACTCCAGCGTCTCGGCTGGCAACCGACCAAGTCCCCGCGCGACAGCGTGCGCGATTATGTCGAATGGATTCGCCGGCAGAACCTGGAGAAGGATTACGCGGCGGAAGCGCTGGCGAAGTTGCGCGAAATGGGCGCACTGAGGAAAGCAACCTGA
- a CDS encoding MFS transporter — translation MSQLLILYLVSLLMDMSVAGVVFAIGRRAAELGASAAQLGWLGAVWIGVYAMLALVTGRYSDRVGRRQLALVGCLIAGSMAFACSLTTQIGLLLLFSAFFGIGLACFWPSIIAWLGEGLSGHKLAVRLTTFGVAWNLGLLLGFLLSGILFKHGPKLAFYASAGSIYLIAVLLLLPTRQSEGNNEFTAADPAPHIPRGRGFRKTAWLANFATNFALAGTTALFPQLAMHLGISADVHGALLAAGRGAALAAFVALQLLVFWRTRLWPLWVAQLGCAASLVWIALAHATWMFAAAWIVGGVVSGYSYQASIYFTLEEMTEKGKGSGFHEAIIGSGMFVGPVLAGWVGSHHSLRAPYFFCAAVLVVLIVVQMALVWTRRHSAATA, via the coding sequence ATGAGCCAGCTTCTGATCCTTTATCTCGTCTCTCTGCTGATGGATATGAGCGTGGCGGGCGTGGTATTCGCCATCGGCCGACGCGCGGCGGAGTTGGGCGCGAGCGCGGCGCAGCTTGGTTGGCTCGGTGCAGTGTGGATTGGCGTCTATGCTATGCTGGCGCTGGTGACGGGCCGATACTCCGACCGTGTCGGACGCCGCCAATTGGCGCTCGTCGGCTGCCTCATTGCAGGAAGCATGGCGTTCGCGTGTTCGCTGACAACCCAGATCGGCTTGCTCCTGTTGTTCAGTGCCTTCTTCGGCATCGGCCTGGCGTGCTTCTGGCCGTCGATCATCGCCTGGCTCGGGGAAGGACTCAGCGGACACAAACTCGCGGTCCGCCTGACCACTTTCGGAGTGGCGTGGAACCTTGGCCTTCTGCTCGGGTTTCTGCTTTCCGGCATTCTCTTTAAGCACGGGCCGAAACTGGCATTCTATGCGTCCGCAGGGTCAATCTATCTGATTGCGGTCCTACTGCTCCTCCCCACCAGGCAATCGGAAGGCAACAATGAATTCACTGCCGCAGACCCGGCTCCGCACATCCCCAGAGGTCGCGGTTTTCGCAAGACGGCATGGTTGGCGAATTTTGCGACAAATTTCGCGCTGGCCGGCACCACGGCGTTGTTCCCGCAGCTCGCGATGCATCTCGGTATCAGCGCGGATGTGCATGGCGCGCTACTCGCCGCCGGTCGCGGTGCGGCACTCGCGGCGTTCGTAGCGCTGCAACTCCTTGTGTTCTGGCGGACGCGGCTCTGGCCGCTGTGGGTGGCGCAATTGGGCTGCGCGGCGAGCCTCGTGTGGATCGCGCTCGCGCATGCTACGTGGATGTTCGCCGCGGCGTGGATCGTCGGCGGCGTCGTGTCCGGCTACTCGTACCAGGCGAGCATTTACTTCACGCTCGAAGAGATGACCGAAAAAGGCAAAGGCAGCGGGTTCCACGAGGCCATCATCGGAAGCGGAATGTTCGTCGGTCCGGTGCTGGCGGGTTGGGTCGGGAGCCACCACTCACTGCGCGCGCCTTATTTCTTTTGCGCAGCCGTGCTCGTCGTGCTGATCGTCGTTCAGATGGCGCTGGTGTGGACGCGCCGACACTCCGCCGCTACCGCTTGA